The genome window tttttttttttttttttgatggtgGTTTTTGACGTCACGGTCACTTTtcctcaaaccacaaaaacgTTTAAAGTACTTATTAACTAGATGCAAATATTCTTTGGGGCTGTTTTTAAAATCTTGCAGCTCTGGGTCTTTACTAAAGATCCTAGCATCCATGCATGGACACAAGCATGGAAGACTGTGGATAGCTACTTTATGTATTGTAGCCCAAGTGGAAGTCATAatttgttgtctgttttttttatatatattttcgtATGCATTTTTGGTTATCGAAAGAATTCCGAGAATGGATAAAGTACTTTCGATACAATTAAGGCACTTAGGTCTACAGGATATAATGCTGAATGAATTTGGTAGACTTGTGAGTACAAGCAATAGAACTGCAAACAGAATACAACACATCCTCATGGCCAGCATGGCATGTGTGGACCTGAGCGTCCCGTTGTTCTTCGTCCCCAACATGCTGCTGAGCTTCCTGTTTGACTGGAGGGGaatctctctgattggctgcctggTTCAGATGCACTTCATTCACTTTGTTGGAACTTTTCACTCGACTCTATTGGTGTGGATGGCACTGGACCGCTACTTTGCCATCTGTACACCTCTCTACTATCATGAACGCATGGTGTTACCACGATTCCTCAAGTTTATCATCCCGCTTGTGGTCAGAAATATCCTCTTGATCACACCATTTGTGGGTCTGGCAGGATCATTATCATTCTGTGTGTCAAATATGATGAACCACTGTTTCTGTGAGCACATGGCGTTAGTGGAGCTGGCCTGTGGAAGCACTGCAGTGAACAGCCTGGTGGGGCTCCTGGGCATGTTTCTCATCCCTGTGGCAgacttcatctttatctcttctTCCTATGTGGTCATATTTACCTCTGTGCTGAGGTCTGGTTGGTCTGGGATCAAAAGGTGCCAGGCAACATTGGGGATAGTCATTGAGCCCAGTGCTTATTACTGGACAGCTTCATCCAAACATCCAACATCATCAAATCTGCAGCTGTAAGTCTTAGAAACTTGGCTGAAGAGAGGAGCGGGGCTGTCAGCTGATCAACACCTGGTGTTGAGTTGGATGAGGTGGTGGGGGAGGCTGCCAGACGGACCTTGTAAACTCAAATGTGTTATGAGGGTGAGTTCCTCCAATTCTACAACACCATCTCTGGAAGATTTTTCCCTAAATCTTTGGGAAGGCTAGAGATATGGAATCAGATTGGTGAATGTTTTAACTCTCCACTGTGAAGGAAGCTGCTGGCAACTGAGGTCCCTTTTGTTGTGGTAACCTGAGACCCTGCAAAAAAGAATCTCTAGAATTGTCCTCAAGTAGCTGAATAGTACCAGGACATTAGAGGGGCTGCAGCTTGATAATCACTGAAACAACTCCTGCATGTGGAAGCCCTGGAATTGCCAACTGCCAAGGGTGGATGATATTTGCCCTTGCCCATGCTGAAAGGCCAGGGTAATGTTGGGCTGTCTCAGGTGACTTAGGTGacctttttaatgttttgtggtgGATGGGGATAGTAAATTTGGAATGGCAGGGATCGGGAGGGTCTGCTCTGATTATTGAGGTATCACGTTGCTGAGTCCCCTCTGGAAAGTATATGCCAGGTTGCTGGAAAGGACCCTGGCATGGCTTGTTGACTGGGATAAGACTGTGTCCCTTTGAGTTTCTCCTTAGAgactgcatctctgcttttaaaaattcatcaacctgtgacctccagcaggaatgaatgaatttcaGCCTGAGTGCACGTTTCTCCAatcattgttgaaacagagcagctaatgttgctgcaaGAAGTTAGCGGAGTGGGTGCCAGCCAAACAGGAAACATTACATGATGTTCAATCTCATTACAGCATATTTTACAAACatcacactgctgatttattcctcaGTAAATATCCTTAAcctcattgtttttttcttggctGTTTGCCGCCTACCTGCAGCTGTTTGACTGTGGccgattttcaaaataaaggcatatccAAGAGATGAAGATATGGttgaatgttttcactttgcatccaTGATATTAGATTGTTGATCAATAAATTGATGTATTGATCCAGATCAGTGGGCTGTTACACATGTGTACAGTACTACAGCTGATGAATACCTTGTTAACAATCATGACTTGAAGTTCttagatttttttcattgtgaattgGCTGAAATGGAATGAGGAGTTGAACGTCATCTCTGCAGCCTATGGCAGCATCAGACGGAGGGTATTAAAGTGCTTAGTCAGCGTTCAGTAGGGACATGTGGTCgaagggatggatggaggacATTAACACCTGGCAGACAAGACAAATTGCCAAACACCAAGAACAAGTAAAAGCTGCTGATTTCTTTTCGACAGAGCTGAACTGTCAGCAGCTCCTCTTGTTGAACTTTTCATGGTTGAGTTCACAAATCTGATTTTGTGACAGTGGGGGAGATATTTCACCTGGATTGTTTCAGACATTTTCTAGAGTTGATGATATGATCAATGATATGCTCTTTGATGCCATTTTTAGATACTGTGAAAATGATTGTCTGAGCCTTCTAATgaatttgagtgttttcagtgttCTCTGTGATGTCAAACCAAACACTCTGAGGAGAGATGAGCCAGCTCTGCTTCTGGTGAGGtttgtttgttaaaatgtgtgaTGGTGCAGATGTGTTGTTCCTTTTAACAAGTATATGCTTTTGAATCCTTTCAAAGTTTCCCTTCAGCTAGCAGATGCATTA of Epinephelus lanceolatus isolate andai-2023 chromosome 4, ASM4190304v1, whole genome shotgun sequence contains these proteins:
- the LOC144462694 gene encoding olfactory receptor 52K2-like, producing the protein MLNEFGRLVSTSNRTANRIQHILMASMACVDLSVPLFFVPNMLLSFLFDWRGISLIGCLVQMHFIHFVGTFHSTLLVWMALDRYFAICTPLYYHERMVLPRFLKFIIPLVVRNILLITPFVGLAGSLSFCVSNMMNHCFCEHMALVELACGSTAVNSLVGLLGMFLIPVADFIFISSSYVVIFTSVLRSGWSGIKRCQATLGIVIEPSAYYWTASSKHPTSSNLQL